The Halomicronema hongdechloris C2206 genome includes a window with the following:
- a CDS encoding LysR family transcriptional regulator: MGKINPYRLKISQLRALVTIADSGSFSDAALQLNLSQSAVSHAIATLEEELGVVLLSRSRQGAILTPIGAQITEEARRVLQGLEHLCRQAQAARGLQAGQVRIAGFRSVATHLLPVVIQQFRQQYPGLGITINEYQNFQQVEEDLRQGRADVGFTYLPTQPEFEAWELLHDRYVVLLPPAPEPPPQPFTWPHLSTYPLILGPAHDSDRTYVDRHLRRCGVTVKPTYEVKEDSTILGMVKRGLGATIMARLAAEPIPSGIRVAEVPVPLERVIGLIVLKDALLPPAVYAFIDIFKTVVQQVPLDMIDSASPVVSLPFPDQGNSSVPPQ, encoded by the coding sequence ATGGGTAAGATTAACCCCTATCGACTAAAAATTTCCCAATTGCGGGCCCTGGTCACCATTGCGGACAGCGGCTCCTTCAGTGATGCGGCGTTGCAATTAAATTTGTCGCAGTCGGCTGTTAGTCATGCGATCGCAACCCTAGAGGAGGAATTGGGAGTGGTGCTCTTGAGCCGCAGTCGTCAGGGGGCCATCCTCACTCCCATTGGGGCTCAAATCACCGAAGAGGCGCGCCGGGTCTTGCAGGGCCTAGAGCATCTCTGTCGCCAAGCCCAAGCGGCTCGGGGCCTGCAGGCCGGGCAGGTACGCATTGCCGGTTTTCGTAGCGTTGCCACCCATCTGCTGCCAGTGGTGATCCAGCAATTTCGCCAGCAATATCCCGGCTTAGGCATCACCATCAACGAATACCAAAACTTTCAGCAAGTCGAAGAGGATCTGCGCCAGGGGCGCGCCGATGTCGGCTTTACCTACCTTCCCACCCAGCCGGAGTTCGAAGCCTGGGAACTGCTCCACGATCGCTACGTAGTGCTGCTGCCACCGGCTCCAGAGCCTCCGCCCCAGCCCTTCACCTGGCCCCACCTATCCACCTACCCGCTGATCTTAGGACCAGCCCACGATAGCGATCGCACCTACGTCGATCGCCATCTGAGGCGATGTGGGGTGACCGTGAAGCCCACCTACGAAGTCAAAGAAGATTCCACCATTCTGGGCATGGTGAAACGGGGGCTAGGGGCCACCATCATGGCTCGCCTGGCGGCAGAACCGATCCCCTCAGGCATTCGCGTTGCCGAGGTTCCAGTGCCCCTAGAGCGCGTGATCGGATTGATCGTCCTGAAGGATGCCCTGCTGCCCCCAGCCGTGTACGCCTTCATCGATATTTTCAAGACGGTCGTCCAGCAGGTTCCCCTCGACATGATCGACAGTGCATCCCCAGTGGTATCCCTGCCCTTTCCAGATCAGGGGAATTCCTCGGTACCCCCTCAATAG
- a CDS encoding glycosyltransferase family 2 protein — protein sequence MKLIIQIPCYNEEATLPITLGDLPRQVPGIDDVEWLIINDGSTDRTVEVAREWGVDHIVDFDHNRGLAKAFMAGLEASLKAGADIIVNTDADNQYYAGDIPRLVEPILAGQAEIVIGARPIQRIRHFSPVKKVLQKLGSWAVRMASRTSVADAPSGFRAISRQAALQLNVFNEYTYTLETIIQAGQRGMAVISVPVHTNDYLRPSRLVKSIVSYVQRSLLTILRIFVTYRPLQFFTILGAIPFSAGFLLGLRWLYFFLIVGSDRTRVPSLILTAILILIGVQLWVFGLVADLLSVNRKLLEDIQLRLRRNDIETERQRRLLQQQSSSLKVGRSGR from the coding sequence ATGAAATTGATTATTCAAATTCCCTGCTACAACGAGGAGGCGACTCTGCCGATCACCCTGGGAGATTTGCCCCGACAAGTCCCCGGCATCGACGACGTCGAGTGGCTGATCATCAACGATGGCAGCACCGATCGGACGGTGGAGGTGGCGCGAGAATGGGGAGTTGACCATATCGTCGACTTTGATCACAATCGCGGTCTGGCTAAGGCATTTATGGCTGGCTTAGAGGCTAGCCTCAAGGCAGGAGCCGATATCATCGTCAACACCGATGCCGATAACCAGTACTATGCCGGCGACATTCCCCGCCTAGTAGAGCCAATTCTGGCGGGGCAAGCCGAGATCGTCATCGGAGCCCGACCGATTCAACGGATCCGGCATTTTTCTCCGGTCAAGAAGGTCTTGCAAAAACTGGGTAGCTGGGCCGTGCGGATGGCTAGCCGCACCTCTGTGGCCGATGCCCCCAGCGGCTTCCGCGCCATCAGCCGTCAGGCCGCCCTGCAGCTGAATGTCTTCAACGAATATACCTATACTCTGGAGACGATTATCCAGGCGGGGCAGCGGGGCATGGCAGTGATCTCGGTGCCAGTGCATACCAATGACTATCTGCGCCCCTCGCGGTTGGTCAAGAGCATTGTGTCCTATGTGCAGCGCTCCTTGCTCACCATCCTGCGCATCTTTGTCACCTATCGGCCCCTACAATTTTTCACGATTCTGGGGGCGATTCCATTTTCGGCCGGCTTTTTATTGGGCCTCCGTTGGCTCTATTTCTTTTTAATCGTGGGCTCGGATCGCACCCGCGTTCCCAGCTTGATCTTGACGGCCATTTTGATCTTGATTGGTGTCCAGCTCTGGGTCTTTGGCCTGGTGGCCGATCTGCTATCGGTGAACCGCAAGTTGTTGGAAGACATTCAGCTGCGGCTGCGCCGTAACGACATCGAAACGGAACGACAGCGACGGCTGTTGCAGCAGCAATCTTCGTCCCTGAAGGTAGGGCGTTCTGGTCGCTAG
- a CDS encoding sulfite exporter TauE/SafE family protein: MTDSLLTAAVLFGATLISSTFGFGSALFAMPLLTLVVGIETATPLFGLVGPTIAISIAIMSWQEIQLTVTSRLIAATLCGLPIGVWLIRTLPGDWLADGLGVALIGFGLYRLGRVTLPRLIHPGWAYPFGFVAGILAGAYNTNGPPVVVYGNLCRWPPERFRATLQGYFLPTGLAILASHGLGGLWSVHIFQLYGLSLPLVFLAVWMGHWLNRRLPTEQFERFLSGLLLVLGSLMIWR, translated from the coding sequence ATGACCGATAGCCTATTGACCGCCGCCGTCTTATTTGGGGCCACCTTGATTTCCTCTACCTTTGGCTTCGGCAGTGCTCTCTTTGCCATGCCCCTCTTGACCCTGGTGGTTGGCATTGAGACAGCGACTCCCTTGTTCGGTTTGGTTGGCCCCACCATCGCCATCTCGATTGCCATCATGAGCTGGCAAGAGATTCAATTAACCGTCACCAGTCGCCTAATTGCGGCTACCCTCTGCGGCCTTCCCATTGGGGTCTGGCTGATCCGCACCCTTCCTGGGGACTGGTTAGCCGATGGCCTCGGTGTGGCCCTGATTGGGTTTGGTCTCTATCGCCTGGGCCGGGTCACCCTGCCGAGACTGATTCATCCCGGTTGGGCCTACCCCTTTGGTTTCGTGGCCGGCATCCTAGCCGGGGCTTACAACACCAACGGTCCACCCGTAGTGGTCTATGGCAACTTGTGTCGCTGGCCGCCAGAGCGATTTCGAGCCACATTGCAGGGCTATTTTCTGCCAACCGGCTTAGCGATTCTGGCCAGTCATGGTCTCGGGGGGCTTTGGAGTGTTCACATTTTTCAGCTCTATGGTCTCTCGTTGCCCCTGGTCTTCCTAGCCGTCTGGATGGGCCACTGGTTGAATCGACGGCTACCGACCGAGCAATTCGAGCGGTTCTTGTCTGGGTTGCTGCTGGTGCTCGGCAGCTTGATGATTTGGCGCTAG